The following are from one region of the Treponema denticola genome:
- a CDS encoding helicase yields the protein MNPKDVAEWRENIIKLPDHHFFDLIQLYLGKIKTPFNKQRLAEQLSAFLRKPAIQEKIAESLDSYDILILKAVSEIPNPTQAMLSIFFSKKISYSELSEKLLNAEERLLLYRIQNNDGDKIYRINPILQKIIDPFLSTNLFFMPEKTGQVKSKEININDTALAGIYSFCIHNEAVLKNDGSFKKKYENLIKDVFPWLSEKTKHIDSIFLACESLGLVFRTENGFAVQKAKWLAFSQLNKLERLVYFTAASLFKMRKENLQKLVIILFEFLNSFYPDAYYEEEDVEQFFLLLCMQNFSSAVQNEIGNENILHTSFIETAELFGILCREKNLIYLNPELFKNAEEPQKPLLIDPSFEVTVLPDSNLKNLLPAAECMEPVLIQTTGKFEITKKACSRIFQSELTSENIYKILSDVTGHEIPQNIRVSINEWYKNFTSLELYSGFVVSVNKEKEKFFELDTPLKKLVRKKIAEGVYLLNVQDLKDFEQAVYKSGLEFIFYKNKPLQSPSVRNFQKLNLFSQKEKKDYTKKLDWVKQQKERENKYSKTLSQLNAILKDLHLTKEDAKAVSSRINRKAIITEEQLKDGVFKFTKKEATGLDFLGKQKIAEQAILGKHLLEIELHTEKGKEKISGIPEDILKQEKDAVLILACDNLKDKLKISIAHISKIKLIQNSIFSE from the coding sequence ATGAACCCAAAAGATGTTGCCGAATGGCGGGAAAACATTATAAAGTTGCCCGATCATCATTTTTTTGATTTAATACAGCTGTATTTGGGAAAAATTAAAACCCCCTTTAATAAGCAGCGTCTTGCGGAACAGCTCAGTGCTTTCTTGCGAAAACCGGCAATACAAGAAAAAATTGCAGAAAGTCTGGATTCTTACGATATATTGATTTTAAAAGCCGTAAGCGAAATCCCCAATCCAACACAGGCGATGCTGTCTATATTTTTTTCAAAAAAAATATCTTATTCCGAATTGTCCGAAAAACTTTTAAATGCGGAAGAGCGCCTTCTCTTGTACCGTATTCAAAACAATGACGGGGATAAGATATACAGGATTAATCCTATTTTACAAAAAATTATAGACCCCTTTTTATCAACCAATCTTTTTTTTATGCCGGAAAAAACAGGACAGGTAAAATCGAAAGAAATAAATATAAACGATACGGCCCTTGCCGGAATTTATTCCTTTTGTATTCATAATGAAGCTGTTTTAAAAAATGACGGTTCTTTTAAAAAAAAATACGAAAATTTAATCAAAGATGTTTTTCCGTGGCTTTCGGAAAAGACAAAACATATTGACTCTATTTTTTTAGCATGTGAATCTTTAGGGCTTGTTTTTAGAACCGAAAACGGATTTGCAGTTCAAAAAGCAAAATGGCTGGCTTTTTCTCAATTAAATAAACTTGAGCGTTTGGTATATTTTACGGCTGCATCCTTATTTAAAATGAGGAAAGAAAATTTACAAAAACTTGTTATAATCCTTTTTGAATTTTTAAATAGTTTTTATCCCGATGCATATTATGAAGAAGAAGATGTAGAGCAATTTTTTCTTCTTTTATGTATGCAAAATTTTTCTTCGGCAGTACAAAATGAAATTGGAAATGAGAATATTTTGCATACAAGCTTTATCGAAACCGCAGAACTGTTCGGAATTTTATGCAGAGAGAAAAATTTGATTTACTTAAATCCCGAATTATTTAAAAATGCGGAAGAACCTCAAAAGCCTCTTTTAATTGACCCCTCATTTGAAGTTACGGTTTTGCCCGACAGCAACCTAAAAAATCTTCTTCCTGCAGCAGAGTGTATGGAGCCCGTTTTAATTCAAACTACAGGAAAATTCGAAATCACAAAAAAAGCTTGCTCTAGGATTTTTCAATCGGAATTAACTTCCGAAAATATATATAAAATCTTATCTGATGTAACAGGGCATGAGATTCCGCAAAATATAAGAGTTTCAATAAATGAGTGGTATAAGAATTTTACTTCATTGGAATTATACAGCGGCTTTGTCGTTTCCGTAAACAAGGAAAAGGAAAAGTTTTTTGAACTTGATACGCCTTTAAAAAAACTTGTCCGTAAAAAAATAGCGGAGGGTGTTTATCTTTTAAACGTTCAAGATTTAAAAGATTTTGAACAAGCCGTTTATAAAAGCGGTTTGGAATTTATCTTTTATAAAAATAAACCTCTTCAATCCCCTTCTGTAAGAAATTTTCAAAAGTTGAATTTATTTTCTCAAAAAGAAAAAAAAGATTATACAAAAAAGCTTGATTGGGTAAAGCAGCAAAAAGAAAGAGAAAATAAATACTCAAAAACTTTATCTCAATTAAATGCGATACTAAAAGACTTGCACTTAACAAAGGAAGATGCTAAGGCCGTAAGCAGCCGCATAAACCGTAAAGCTATAATTACGGAGGAGCAGCTTAAAGACGGAGTTTTTAAATTTACAAAAAAAGAAGCGACCGGTCTTGATTTTTTAGGAAAACAAAAAATAGCAGAGCAGGCAATCTTAGGAAAACATCTCCTTGAGATAGAGTTGCACACTGAAAAAGGAAAGGAAAAGATAAGCGGAATTCCTGAAGATATTTTAAAACAAGAAAAAGATGCTGTTCTTATACTTGCATGTGATAATCTTAAGGACAAGCTGAAAATTTCTATAGCCCATATTTCAAAAATAAAGCTGATTCAAAATTCTATTTTTTCGGAATAA
- a CDS encoding prolyl oligopeptidase family serine peptidase produces the protein MGKYKNQNIIEEHVEIEGIPCLRFYPSEISGFVRPFPTVFYYHGWSSEKNKQKLMGYVFSTLGYQVILPDAVHHGERNKFEDYDKALNEFFLPTIMQNLAEFSVLKDYAVKNCNADKNRIAVSGHSMGGFTTAGIFTHNPSVKTAVVFNGACDWQNAILQIEKEYDEAHIEFNEATKKTDPAQNIGKLLNRPLFLLHGIKDSLVSYKIQKQFYDSTLPLYKNKELLRLMSVERMDHYISIQMLDEAILWLNENL, from the coding sequence ATGGGCAAATATAAAAATCAAAACATAATCGAAGAACACGTAGAAATTGAGGGCATACCCTGCTTGCGTTTTTATCCTTCAGAAATAAGCGGCTTTGTTAGGCCTTTTCCTACCGTATTTTATTATCACGGCTGGTCTTCAGAAAAAAACAAGCAAAAGCTGATGGGCTATGTTTTTTCAACTTTGGGTTATCAGGTAATCTTACCCGATGCAGTCCATCACGGTGAAAGAAATAAGTTTGAAGATTATGATAAGGCTTTAAACGAATTTTTTTTGCCTACAATTATGCAAAACCTTGCCGAGTTTTCCGTACTAAAAGATTATGCCGTTAAAAATTGTAATGCCGATAAAAACAGGATTGCCGTTTCAGGGCATTCTATGGGAGGCTTTACTACGGCAGGAATCTTTACCCATAATCCAAGCGTAAAAACTGCTGTCGTTTTTAACGGGGCCTGCGATTGGCAAAATGCAATCCTTCAAATCGAAAAAGAATATGATGAAGCCCATATCGAATTTAATGAGGCAACAAAAAAAACCGATCCTGCTCAAAACATCGGCAAGCTCCTAAACCGGCCTCTATTTCTCTTACACGGAATAAAGGACTCCCTCGTTTCTTATAAAATCCAAAAACAATTTTACGATTCAACATTACCGCTTTATAAAAACAAGGAGCTTTTAAGGTTAATGAGTGTCGAAAGAATGGATCATTATATAAGCATTCAAATGCTTGATGAGGCCATTCTATGGCTGAACGAAAATCTATGA
- a CDS encoding GNAT family N-acetyltransferase yields the protein MIIREVTIDDYKDIRSLNKNALGYDFPLEKTKTQLEKILIGNGAKVFGAFVDGKLIGYVHVSDYECSFSDSLKNIIGIAVDPSYRKQGIGRALLTKAETWARETGAAGIRLVSSVGRTEAHKFYEAMGYTSKKEQKNFRKIF from the coding sequence ATGATAATACGCGAAGTTACTATAGATGATTATAAAGATATCCGGAGCTTAAATAAAAATGCTCTGGGTTATGATTTTCCCTTGGAAAAAACGAAAACACAGTTGGAAAAAATTTTGATCGGCAATGGAGCTAAAGTTTTTGGAGCCTTTGTTGACGGTAAATTAATCGGCTATGTACATGTTTCCGATTATGAATGTTCTTTTAGTGACAGCTTAAAAAATATTATAGGTATTGCCGTTGATCCCTCATATCGAAAGCAGGGAATCGGGCGTGCCCTTCTTACTAAGGCTGAAACTTGGGCGAGAGAAACCGGTGCCGCAGGTATAAGACTTGTTTCAAGTGTAGGCCGCACCGAGGCCCATAAATTCTACGAAGCAATGGGATATACCAGCAAAAAAGAACAAAAAAATTTTAGAAAAATATTTTAG